From the genome of Amycolatopsis sp. NBC_01488, one region includes:
- a CDS encoding AfsR/SARP family transcriptional regulator produces the protein MVRCFGAFEVSLAGEPVTCWHAGKARHLFQYLLLNRGRIVRREKLFETLWPGGAWSPASSSLKVAVHAVRRTLEQAAGGRPVEIVCRAHGYQLLATNLWLDVDEFDRALREAHAAESRGARAEAMACYRRAARLYAGDFLAGETADWVEEQRQYYRTRALHALTALRADALRRGDDAEAVELCRRILAIDPYHEEVYQTLMVLHARRGELGQVRNWHRMCVRRLRHDLDVPPTEHTQRIFARAVRGELRSPAPTATRTDRGRCSTAPRPRRRPGAGPGARTARPRR, from the coding sequence GTGGTCCGCTGCTTCGGGGCTTTCGAGGTGTCCCTGGCCGGCGAACCGGTGACGTGCTGGCACGCGGGCAAGGCGCGCCACCTCTTCCAGTACCTGCTGCTCAACCGCGGCCGGATCGTCCGGCGGGAGAAGCTGTTCGAGACGCTGTGGCCGGGTGGCGCGTGGTCGCCGGCGTCGAGTTCGCTGAAGGTGGCGGTGCACGCCGTCCGCCGGACGCTCGAGCAGGCGGCCGGCGGACGGCCGGTCGAGATCGTCTGCCGCGCGCACGGCTATCAGCTCCTCGCCACGAACCTGTGGCTCGACGTCGACGAGTTCGACCGCGCCCTGCGCGAAGCGCACGCCGCCGAGTCGCGGGGCGCCCGAGCCGAAGCCATGGCCTGCTACCGGCGGGCCGCGCGGCTCTACGCCGGCGACTTCCTGGCCGGGGAGACCGCGGACTGGGTCGAGGAGCAGCGGCAGTACTACCGGACGCGGGCGCTGCACGCCCTGACGGCCCTGCGCGCCGACGCGCTGCGCCGGGGCGACGACGCCGAGGCCGTCGAACTGTGCCGCCGGATCCTGGCCATCGACCCGTACCACGAGGAGGTGTACCAGACCCTGATGGTCCTGCACGCCCGGCGCGGCGAGCTCGGCCAGGTCCGCAACTGGCACCGGATGTGCGTGCGGCGCCTGCGGCACGACCTGGACGTGCCGCCGACCGAGCACACGCAACGCATCTTCGCCAGGGCCGTGCGCGGTGAGCTGCGCAGTCCCGCGCCCACGGCCACCCGGACCGATCGCGGGCGCTGCTCCACGGCGCCCCGGCCGAGACGCCGTCCCGGCGCGGGGCCCGGTGCGCGGACCGCGCGGCCACGCCGATGA